The region GGGGCGAGCATGCTGTTCCGCTCGGCGGACGGGCGGATTCTGATCGTGGAGCCGAACTACCGCGACGACGGGACGTGGACACTGCCGGGCGGCACGATCGAGTCGGACCAGGACGAGACACCGCGGCAGGGCGCGCGCCGGGAGACCCTGGAGGAGATCGGCCTCGACGTGGCGCCCGGGGCGCTGCTGGTGCTCGACTGGTCCTCGGGTCCCGGCCGGCCGCCGTCGGTGAGCTTCCTCTACGACGGCGGGGTGCTCTCCGACGAGCAGCTGGCCGCGGTGCGCCTCCAGGAGTCGGAGTTGGACTCCTGGCGGCTGATCGACCCGGCCGAGGCGGACCGCTACTTCTCGCCGGGCCAGGCGGGCAGGATCCGTGCGGCCCTGGCGGCACTGGCAGCGGGCCGGCCCGCCGAGCTGGTCGACAGCCACCCGGTCACCGAGGACCGGTGACCGGGGGCGGGCGGCCGGTTGGAGGCCAGGGGCGGCGTCAGGGCTTGGGGATGTCGAAGTAGTAGGTGAGGCCGCCGGCCAGCCGGATGTCGCCCTTGACCTTGAGCTTGCGGGTGAAGAAGAGCGTGGGGCCCGAGGCGTTGCCCGACACGAGCTTGAGGAATTCCGGCGCGGCCATGGTGAGGCTGAGCTGCGGCTCGCGGTCGGTGCGCTCGGGGGTCACCGTGCAGGTGCCGCCGCCGATGTGGGTCTCGTAGACGTCGTCCGGGCCGCTGTCGCCCTCGGTGATGCGCCAGCGGATCAGCGCGTCCTTGCCGGCGGCGGCGTCGGGCTTGAAGAGCGTGTGCATCCGCCCGAAGACCTCGTCGAGCACCCGGCGGCGCTGCGGTCCGCTCATCAGCTCGGCGATGCGCCGGGTGGGCAGGCCCTTGACGATCCGGGCGAATTCGTCGGGCTCGACCGAGCCGAAGTCCAGGGTCTCCAGGTCGAGATCGTCCAGTGCGGCCATCGGCCACCTTCCTTACTCCAGAGTAAATTTACCGGCGGGTAAGACTAGTTTCCCTGCCCCCCGGTGACAACCCGCGCTCGTCACGGGTGACCGTCCTGCGGAAGATCCGTGAATGGGCCGTAAAGCGGCGACACAGAGCAACCTTTACCCCTATGCTTCCGTTTCGGCACCCGCGAACTGCTCGCAGGAATGGGTGCCTTGCGGCTTGATCCGCTTCTTCGGCACGCCCCCCACACCCACCGCGGCCCGCGACGGCCGCATGTCGTGTTTTCCGGGCTGTCCGTCCCCACCGCTCCGTTCCACCGAAAGGCCCCTATCCCATGTCCCAGTCCCAGACGCTCGGCAACGGCCAGTCCACCTCGTGGGAGAAGTTCTGGTACGTGCTCGGCTGCGTCTACTTCGGCGCCGCCTACCTGTCCAAGGTCCCGGCGAAGAAGGCGCTCAGCGAGTACGGCCTGGTGGAGCTGACCGGCGCCGAGCAGTTCTGGTACGTCGTGCTGTGCATCGCCTTCGGTACCGGCTACTTCTCGAAGGTCATCACCAAGAAGGCCCTCTCCGAGGTCCGCTTCGCCGCCCCGCAGGCCTACGCGCCGCAGCCCGGCCAGCCGCCGTACGCGTCCTGACCGCGTCCGTCGCCCGGTCCGGCGCCGCCACCCCGTGCGAGCGGGGACGGCGCCGGGCCGGGCGTCGGCGTCAGCGGCGGGCCGGCCGCCGCAGGTGCCGCAGGACGGCGCGGGCTGCGTGGTGGCCGCTCATGCCGTGCACGCCGGGCCCCGGCGGGGTCGCGGACGAGCACAGGAAGACCCCGGGCCGCGGAGTGGCGTAGGGCACCGCCGCGAGCCGCGGGCGCAGGACGCTCTGCAGGCCCGCGAAGGCGCCGCAGGCCACGTCACCGCCCACGTAGTTGGCGTTGCGGGCGGCGAGTTCGGCCGGGCCGGTGACGGCGCGGGCCAGTACCAGGTCGCGGAAGCCCGGCGCGAAGCGTTCGATCTGCCGCTCGACGGCGTCGGTGGCGTCGCCGTGCCAGCCGTGCGGGACATGGCCGTAGGCCCAGAAGACATGCTTGCCCTCCGGAGCCCGCGACGGGTCCACCACGGTGGGCTGCGAGGTGATCAGGAACGGGGTGTGCGGCGGGCGCCCGGTGACCGCCCGGTTCAGCGCGTCGCCGATCTCGGTGTAGGTCGGGCCGATGTGCACGGTGCCGGCCCGCCGAGCCTGCTCCGCCGTCCACGGGACGGGGCCGTCGAGGGCGTAGTCGATCTTGAAGACCGAGGGGCCGTAGCGGTAGCGGCGGTAGACGTCGCCGAGGGCGGCGATCCTGGCCAGCGCGGTCGGCGAGGTGTCGAAGACGTAGGCGCGGGCCGGCGGCAGCTCGTCCAGCTTGCGCACGGTCACCCCGGTGCGGATGACGCCGCCGAGTTCGGTCAGGTAGCCCGCCAGCGCGTCGGAGATCGCCTGCGAGCCGCCGCGGGCCACCGGCCAGCCGCGCTCGTGGGCGGCGAGCGCGAACAGCATCGCCATCGCCCCGGTGAA is a window of Streptomyces sp. NBC_01477 DNA encoding:
- a CDS encoding NUDIX hydrolase — its product is MTTDFASYIASLPRILAGASMLFRSADGRILIVEPNYRDDGTWTLPGGTIESDQDETPRQGARRETLEEIGLDVAPGALLVLDWSSGPGRPPSVSFLYDGGVLSDEQLAAVRLQESELDSWRLIDPAEADRYFSPGQAGRIRAALAALAAGRPAELVDSHPVTEDR
- a CDS encoding SCP2 sterol-binding domain-containing protein — translated: MAALDDLDLETLDFGSVEPDEFARIVKGLPTRRIAELMSGPQRRRVLDEVFGRMHTLFKPDAAAGKDALIRWRITEGDSGPDDVYETHIGGGTCTVTPERTDREPQLSLTMAAPEFLKLVSGNASGPTLFFTRKLKVKGDIRLAGGLTYYFDIPKP
- a CDS encoding phytoene desaturase family protein; the encoded protein is MRRAVVADAVVVGAGPNGLTAAVELARAGLSVQLYEAADTVGGGARTEELTLPGFRHDPCSAVHPFGIGSPAFKALPLARHGLEWLQPEVPMAHPFPDGTAAVLGRTVGETAASLGPRDAVTYRRLMAPYAGHWDALAADFLRPQWAGIPRDPYRFVRFGLAGTPPAALLALRFRDAKARGLIAGLGGHAISRLSQPFTGAMAMLFALAAHERGWPVARGGSQAISDALAGYLTELGGVIRTGVTVRKLDELPPARAYVFDTSPTALARIAALGDVYRRYRYGPSVFKIDYALDGPVPWTAEQARRAGTVHIGPTYTEIGDALNRAVTGRPPHTPFLITSQPTVVDPSRAPEGKHVFWAYGHVPHGWHGDATDAVERQIERFAPGFRDLVLARAVTGPAELAARNANYVGGDVACGAFAGLQSVLRPRLAAVPYATPRPGVFLCSSATPPGPGVHGMSGHHAARAVLRHLRRPARR